Sequence from the Bacteroidota bacterium genome:
ATAAATGTAGGGAAAAAAGATAAAGTTGAGCCCAAAAATATTATCGGAATGATTAACGATTATACCAAAGATAGAGATATTAATGTAGGTTCGATAGATATTAAAGATAGTTTTTCATTTTTCGAAGTAGGAGAAAAACATACTAAAAAAGTATTAAACTCTTTTCATGATGCAAAATATAAAGGTCGTAGTGTAAGAATTGAAATTGCTGAAAAAATTGATAATAATAAATGGAAAACTAAACGTAAGAAGAAATAGAAGTTTGTTTATATTCCGAACTTAATAAGGGCATTTTTAAGCTCATTGTTGCTTGGAGTGAGAGAAGTTTATAGTTAGCTTTTGAATTGCTTTTTTTATCTTTGAAATATTGAACACAGTGGAAAAAGCATATTCAGTAAATGTACACGAGTTGTGAATTGCTTTCATTTTGTATCTTTGAAATTATTGTTGTCCGGTTAAATCAATTTTTGTTATTATTTTTCATTTAACTATATGATAATCAAATTCTATTTTTTGTATTGTCAAAAGTAAGCCCCTTCCAATTCAGGGAATAAACTATTTCGATATTCAGCCCTCTTTTTTTCTACAATACTTACCCATGCCTTTTCAGGGTCATTCAGGAATTTATAGATATTGATATAATTCATCAAATGTTGCCTGACAATAGATGCAATATTTGAGAAAGACCAATTTCGTTTAAGTCTTGATTTTATTACACTTAGTAATAGATTTGCAATCATGCTAACCCATATTTGTATTTCAATAGCGTTTACATTGTCTCCCAGAAAATATTTTAAAGGAAAGTTTTGTTTAAGTTGTTTGAACAAAGTTTCGATTTGCCCTCGTTTTATCATTTGAAGGATTTGTCCAAAGATTGGCTGTCCGGTAAAAATTGTACGTTGTTCATATAATTTGCTCTTTGTGGTAATTGAGCAAAGATAATTAGGTGAGATAGTTTTTTACAACTATCTTACCTATTTTTTACCGGACAACAATATAAAAGAATATAAAAGAATATAAAAGAAATTCTATCATTTTCAGAAAAACTCATTCACTTTTGTCAAAATCGGATAAATTGATTTATTTTGAAGTTTTTTGGAAACAATAATCAAGATTATTATTAGTTATATTTTTTATTTAAATTTAAAATTATGAATAAACTATTTTTGACATTCTGCATACTTGGCATTTCGCTTGTTCAATTAGTGGCTCAACCAAACTGGAAATTTGTAAATACCGGCGAAAACCATACTATTTTGGTTCATGAAACAACAAAAATCACAATTGATGGCAAGCTTATCTCGAAAGGTGATTATATTTCTGTTTTCTATGAAAAAAAGACAAAAGATGGAAAAATAGTTTTAGAAAATGCAGGTGGCACTGGTAAAGGTAGCGGAGATATAAACGACAGAAATGGAGTTATGTGGGAAGCCAAAACCACTGCTACTGCTGCATGGGGCACCAAAGAAGGTCAAAACAATGGTTTTGCAAAAGGCGAAAAGTTTAAATGGAGAATTTATAGAGCTTCGGACGGCAAAACTTTCGATGCAGTTGCCACATATATTACAGATCATAGAATTCCAGACGAAGGAAAATATAAAAAAGATGGAATTAGTAGATTAGGAACTTTAAAAGCTGTTTCTAAAAAGTAGGATTTGGCTGACAGGCTTAAGTCTGTGATCAGCAATTTTCAATATTCAATTCATCAATAAATTGAAAATTGATAATACTGTCTTAAATGTTGAGCATCTTTCGTTAATAATCAAAAGCAGTTTACACTTTTCTCTGTGCAACTTTGTGTTTCCTCCGTGTTTCTTTGTGTTATAGTTATTTCACAAAGCTACTTAAAGAAAGAACAAAGGCACGCAAAGTGAATAATACCGAATGTTTTTCTAAATCAATTCTCAGAGTTTTTTCAATAACTTATATCTATCCAATGATAACTATTCATATCGTAAGGCATTTATCGGATCTAATTTAGATGCTTTTACAGCCGGGATATAACCAGATAAAATGCCTACAATAAAGCATATTGCAATTCCAAAACTTATCCAAACCCACGGGATATAAAAATTACTATCCATAAGCATAGTTACAATATTTCCTGCGACTATTCCTAAGATTATTCCAAATATTCCTCCAAGCTGACCAATTATTATTGCTTCAAGCAAAAACTGTTGCTTAATGGTAACCGATTTTGCTCCAATTGCTTTTCTGGTGCCAATTTCGCGTGTGCGTTCCGATACCGAAACCAGCATAATATTCATCAAGCCAATTACTGCTCCAAGCAGAGTAATTACTCCAATTATAGTTGCCGAAAGAGTAATAAATTTTACATCCTCAAAAAAGGTGTTGAGCAATTGATCCATTTTTTCAATTCTGAAATTATCTTCCTCGTCAAGCTCAAGTTTTCTAATTTTTCTGAAACATCCTCTGGCTTCACCGACTGCAATATCCAGTAACTTTTCATTTTTCGGAGCTACTTTGATAGTGAAATCCATGTTTGGCCTCGAAAAATATTGCCTTACATTAGTGATAGGTAGTAGGCAAATTTTATCTTCATTTCCTCCAAAAGTACTGCCCTTCTCTGTCAAAACACCTATTACTTTATATTTGCCGTTTCCAATTGTAATAATCTTATCGAGTGGATCTGTATTTTTCCCAAAAATATTTCTTGCCAATTCGCTGCCAATAATTGTAACATTCCTATTCATCTCAATGTCTTGAACAGTAAAATTTCTACCCAACCAAATTTCTCTGCCAGCAGTTTGAATATAGTTTTCATCGGTGCCATTTACCCGGATATTTGGATCGGTTTTTTTCGACTCATATTTTACGGTTGCAACATAAGATGCCCATGTATAAATCGAAACATTAGATGGAAAATTGTATTCAGATTTAAATCGAATTGCATCTTTATATGAGATATATAAATACGATCTCGATTTTTTTGTTTTTTGTTTTTGATTCGTATTTCCTTGATAATATGTGTATCGCTTTTCAATAGAAAAAGTATTGGTGCCCATGCTTGCAAACTGATTGCTTAGCATAAATTTCATTGCATCGATAGTAGTAAGAATCCCAACAAGGGCAGTAATTCCTACAGCAATAATACATATTGTTAAAATTGTTCTAAGCAAGTTCGACCTAATTGATTGAAAAGCAATTTTAATATTCTCGAATAGTAAAAATCTGTTTACCATATATTTATGATTTATTGAGATAAATATTGTGCTGAAATTTTTGTTAGTTCAAGTAAATTAGCATTTAACATTTCAGAATAGCCCATACAATTCCGCTTCAATTTTATCAATTACACCTCTCAAATCTTCAGGCTTATTAAAGTAATCTGTATGATTAGCATCAACAATCAAGACTTTTCCTAAATTGTATCCTTCTATCCAGGCTTCGTATCTTTCATTTAATCTTTTCAGATAGTCTAATCTCAATGTGTTTTCGTAGTCTCTGCCTCGTTTCTGAATTTGATTTACTAATGTTGGAATACTTGCACGCAAATAAATTAATAAATCGGGGGCTTGAATTAGCGAAACCATCATTTTGAACAATGATTGGTAATTCTCGAAATCACGAGTGTGCATCAGTCCCATTGAATGAAGATTTGGGGCAAAAATATAAGCATCTTCATATATAGTTCTATCTTGAACAACGACCTTTCCTTTTTGGCGAATTTCCAAAATTTGATTGAATCTGCTATTTAAAAAATAGATTTGCAAATTGAAAGACCACCGTTTCATATCGTCGTAAAAATCTGTCAAATATGGATTTTCTTCTACGTCTTCGAAGTGAGCTTCCCATTTGTAATGTTTTGCTAACAATCGGGTTAATGTTGTTTTTCCCGAACCTATATTTCCTGCAATTGCTACGTGCATAATTTCTTATTATTAAATTTTATAAAATTAGAAAGGGTTTGAAATTATTAGTTTTTTTGAAAATAGTTTTTGTTTGTTGGTAATGTGTAAAATATAAACTCCATTTGATACAAACGACACATTTATTGTTTTCAATAACTCATTTTTTGAACCAAGCAACTCTTCCTGATATACTATTTCCCCATACAAATTAAAAATTGAAATTTGAGTTTGACCTTCAAAACCTGAAAAGTTTATATTGAATATTCCATTATTAATATTTGGAAATATTTGGAAATCGAAATTCTGATTTGAATTTGAAATTCCAAGGCAAAGTTCAAAAGTGATAGTTATTTCATCAGAATTTTCACAGCCGTTTGAATCTACAACAGTTACAAAAAAGGTTTCTGTTCCTAGACCAAAAACATTCGAATCGATAGTTAAATATTGATCGAATGAAATTTCTAGGCCTGTTGAATTTGACCAAACATAAGAAGCTCCTGCATTTTCAGCATTAAGTATAACACTTTCTGTCAAACAAAGAATTGTATCGCTACCTAAATTAATTTGCGGAACAGCAGAAATTTCAACTATCAAAGGATCGGAAATGTTTCCTTCGCCAACTGAATTGATACCTTTTACGTAAATTTCAGCAGTTCCTGTGAAAAGGTTATCCCAATCGATTGTTGCTTCAGGTCCAAATCCGAAAATTGTTCCGGCAGTTGAAGGAATTAGTTCCCAAATATAGTCGGTAGCGTTAAAAGAACCGGCAGTTTCATAAATAAAGTTATCTGGATTTTGGCAAAAATGAGTTGCACCTGATGGTGTTGCAGCTTGTGTTGGCAAAGGATCTACAGTGAGAGCTTTTATACAAAAATTGGCTGTTTCGTCAATTTCAAATAAATCTTTCCACTGACTAGCTGAACGATAGTAACTTTCGTTAGCTTCAGCCCTGGATTCAACAATAACTCTTTGCGATGA
This genomic interval carries:
- a CDS encoding FtsX-like permease family protein, translated to MVNRFLLFENIKIAFQSIRSNLLRTILTICIIAVGITALVGILTTIDAMKFMLSNQFASMGTNTFSIEKRYTYYQGNTNQKQKTKKSRSYLYISYKDAIRFKSEYNFPSNVSIYTWASYVATVKYESKKTDPNIRVNGTDENYIQTAGREIWLGRNFTVQDIEMNRNVTIIGSELARNIFGKNTDPLDKIITIGNGKYKVIGVLTEKGSTFGGNEDKICLLPITNVRQYFSRPNMDFTIKVAPKNEKLLDIAVGEARGCFRKIRKLELDEEDNFRIEKMDQLLNTFFEDVKFITLSATIIGVITLLGAVIGLMNIMLVSVSERTREIGTRKAIGAKSVTIKQQFLLEAIIIGQLGGIFGIILGIVAGNIVTMLMDSNFYIPWVWISFGIAICFIVGILSGYIPAVKASKLDPINALRYE
- a CDS encoding deoxynucleoside kinase — protein: MHVAIAGNIGSGKTTLTRLLAKHYKWEAHFEDVEENPYLTDFYDDMKRWSFNLQIYFLNSRFNQILEIRQKGKVVVQDRTIYEDAYIFAPNLHSMGLMHTRDFENYQSLFKMMVSLIQAPDLLIYLRASIPTLVNQIQKRGRDYENTLRLDYLKRLNERYEAWIEGYNLGKVLIVDANHTDYFNKPEDLRGVIDKIEAELYGLF